The window TACTGTTACCGCACTTAGCGCAGGGGCGGCGGATATGTCGGGTTGGCTTTTAATGGGCTTACCTGGTGCCATTTATGTTTCGGGTTTAGTTGAAGCATGGATTGCAATCGGTTTAACAATTGGAGCTTATTTAAACTGGTTACTTGTAGCACCTCGCTTACGTGTCTATACACAAGTTTCAAATGACTCGATTACAATACCGAGTTATTTAGACAACCGTTTACGCGATAATACGAAACTACTGCGTATCGCTTCTGGAATTATCATTTTAGTGTTCTTTACTTTCTATGTATCTTCCGGAATGGTTTCAGGCGGGAAATTTTTTGAAAGTTCATTTGGAATGGACTATCATACAGGGCTATTATTCGTTTCAGCTGTTGTTGTAGCCTATACTTTATTTGGTGGCTTTTTAGCGGTTAGTTATACCGATGTTATCCAAGGACTAATCATGGTCATCACATTAATCGCCGTTCCTGTATTCGGTATATTTTTAACAGGTGGCCTTGGTGATACACTAGATTCGATTAAAGAAGTAAATCCAGATATGCTAAGTTTATTACCAGCTACTGCTACTGCTGCCGGTATCATTTCATCGGTTGCTTGGGGTCTTGGTTATTTTGGTCAACCTCATATTATCGTACGTTTCATGGCGATTTCTTCCGTTAAAGAAGTGAAAAGTGCACGTCGCATTGGAATTGGCTGGATGATTTTCAGTTTACTTGGTGCCCTATCGACTGCATTAGTAGGGGTTGCTTACTTCCAACAACAAGGAATCGAATTAAAGGATAGTGAAACTGTATTTATCGTATTAGGACAAATTTTATTCCATCCGT is drawn from Solibacillus sp. R5-41 and contains these coding sequences:
- the putP gene encoding sodium/proline symporter PutP → MSEYSYQLLAIIIYMIAMLGIGWYAFRKTSSLTDYMLGGRGLGATVTALSAGAADMSGWLLMGLPGAIYVSGLVEAWIAIGLTIGAYLNWLLVAPRLRVYTQVSNDSITIPSYLDNRLRDNTKLLRIASGIIILVFFTFYVSSGMVSGGKFFESSFGMDYHTGLLFVSAVVVAYTLFGGFLAVSYTDVIQGLIMVITLIAVPVFGIFLTGGLGDTLDSIKEVNPDMLSLLPATATAAGIISSVAWGLGYFGQPHIIVRFMAISSVKEVKSARRIGIGWMIFSLLGALSTALVGVAYFQQQGIELKDSETVFIVLGQILFHPFIAGVILAAILAAVMSTISSQLIVTSSALIEDIYKALFNKSASDKHYVFLGRMAVLLVSIFASFVAWNPESTILGLVAFAWAGFGAAFGPIILLSLFWKKLTNYGALSGMVAGALVAFIWGRTPSLSSMLYEIVPGFIICLIVAFIVSLATYKHNAEIEQEFEETQRILKQERE